A window of Exiguobacterium sp. Helios genomic DNA:
TCCTTCGCATCCAGCACAAAACATTCTCCGGACGGCAATAATACGAGATCGAGCATTAAATCGTCCCAAAAAATCCCTGTCGTATCCCGTCCATGCCGAAGACAAATATCGATGTACGATTGAACAATCTGTCCGTGTGCATTGAACATCGTCGTGATGACGTGCTTCTGCCCTGCCGGAAACTGCTGGAGCCAGGAATAACCGTCGCCAGCAATCTGAATCTCCTGCCCGGAATAACGAACCGACAACGGGTCTGTCACCCGAATCATATCGAGCCGTGTCACATAACCCGTAAACGATGTTGTCTCAAGATAAAGCTCCCGGTAATCGCGTTTTACGATCCGCTTCCATGAAGATCGAGCGGCATATTTACGTTCCACAACGGCTCCCTCCTTCTTTTTTCCATCCTATCATTTCCGTATCGACTGTTCCTATTGATTTTTGTAAAAAAATCCCTCTTTTTTCTGGACGTTGTTCCTTCGGGAGCGGTAAGATGAACAAGCACATACTTAATGGAACTGGAGGCGTTGTTATGTCGCATACTCCCCGAATTGCCCTTATCACCGGGGCAAGCCACCCCCGCGATATCGGCACAGCCATTTGCCGGAAGCTTGCGGCAGAAGGGATGACGATTTGTTTTACATACTGGAAAGCGGATCGTAAATGGATCAACACGTTTCAAGCAGAACTGGCGGTAAACGGTGTCCGAAGCGAGGCGCTCGAAATCGACTTGTCGGCGCCGGATGCGGCAGAACGTGTGCTTGCGCATACGTGCTCGACTCTCGGCACCCCGTCCGTCCTGATCAACAATGCGGCACATTCGACACAAACGGATCTCGCGACGCTTGACGCGACGGCACTCGATGCCCATTACGCCGTCAATGTACGGAGTACGCTTTTATTATCGACCTTGTTTGCCCGGGCTTTCGCAGAAGCCGGTTTGCAGGCCGGCCGGATCGTCAATTTGACGTCCGGCCAGGATCTTGGCGCGATGCCCGAAGAACTGGCCTATGCGGCAACGAAAGGGGCTGTCTCGTCTTTCACGACTTCCTTTGCGACAGCCGTCGCACCGCTCGGCATTACCGTCAATGCGCTTAATCCTGGACCGACCGATTCGACCTGGATGACGGACGACATCCGGACGCACCTGATACCGCAGTTTCCGCTCGGACGGATCGGGACACCGGAGGACGCCGCGCGGACGATTGCGTTTCTCGTCAGTGCAGACGCCGCCTGGATCACCGGACAGGTCATCCATGCCGAAGGCGGATTCGCACGGTAAACATCCATATTGTCAAAACGATGAAAAAGAAAGGATTGATTTAAATGGGATACATCTCAGAATTACGGCAACTCATCGGCAGTCGTCCAATCATCAGTGTCGGTGCTACCATCCTTGTGACAAATGACCAGCAGGAAGTTTTGTTCCAACACCGGTCCGATACGCTTGACTGGGGACTGCCTGGCGGATCGATGGAACTCGGCGAAACGCTCGAAGAAGTCGCCATCCGTGAACTGCAGGAAGAGACTGGATTACAGACAAGCGAACTGGAACTGATCGGCGTCTTTTCCGGTCCCCGCTTTTACTACCAGTATCCGAACGGCGATGAAGTGCATGGCGTCATTCATCTCTATCATGCGAAAAACGTCACGGGGACACTTGCGATGCTTGACGGAGAAAGTCTTGACCTGGCCTACTTTAGTCAAGCGACGTTACCGGAAAGCATTGAAAGTCGGGCCAACGAACTGATGCAGCAACTGGGAGATTCCTTTTGGACACTCGGAAGTTCGTTTTAATTTTTTTCCCTCCAAACGACAACGAGATCTACGCTTTGGTCCAGATGACGGACTGAAGGTAGATCTCGTTTTTCATTTATTTCTTCAGCAAGTTATATTCCCGTTCCGAAACCGGCTCCAGCCAGTCCGGAGTCCCTGCCGTGATAGTCAGGTGCGAAAACCAGCTGTCTGACGTCGCGCCATGCCAGTGCTTGACGCCGTCATATGTGACGACCGTATCTCCGCTTCGCAACAGACGGGCCGGTTTGCCCATCTCCTGATACCACCCTTCCCCATCTGTCACGAGTAGGATTTGATATCCGCCCCGATGGATATGCCAATGGTTGCGACAGCCCGGTTCGAATGTCACCTGACCGACTGAAATTTCGAGCGATGAATCATTGACTAACGGATGGAGGTAACTTTGTCCCGTGAAATACGCTTCAAAGGCTTCATTTTTTTCTCCCCGTTGAAAAGGATGTTCTACAGGTGTCTTCGATTTTGTCATAGTTGTCTTCCCTCTCCTTCATACCATTGCACGGAAACAGACTGGTTTCCGAACGACGCCTGGATTTCCTGAAAACGACTGATTTTTCCAATCCGTGTATACGGAACAATCGGTTCAGCCGCTTGATAAAAAATCACCAGGCAGTTATTTTGATACAGTAGCACGTCTCCGGCTTCAATCGTCTGAATCGGTTGGGGATTCGCCGGAAACGACTTATCGAAATAATAGTATTTCTCATTCTGGTGTAAATCATCCATCTGAATTGTAAACGGCATTTCCGCAAGTATAGCTTTTACCGTCGCGTTATCTTCCAGTTGTACGGAAGCAACCTGACCGTTGACGTTGATGTTCATCGTATCGCTCTCCTTGATTTCTTGTTTGACTTCGGTTGAAACCGAAACTGACGGACCGCAACCTGAAAGTCCGAGCGAGAGGAGAACGATGACAGTCCCGACTCGACGCTTCATGTCAGTCCTCCGATTCATCGATATAACGGATGATTCGCGCCGGAGTGCCGGCGACAATCGCCAAGTCCGGTACATCTGTTGTCACGGTCGCATTTGCTGCGACAATCGCATGTTTACCGACGGTCACGCCCGGCAGAATCGTTGCCCCTGCTCCGATCCAGGCATTTCGTTTCAGGTGAATCGGTTTCACCGACAGCCCCCGCCGTTTCGACGGACTGACCGGATGATTGACGGTCAACAACTTGGCAAACGGACCGATCAGCACATGATCATCAATTTGAATCGAACCGAGATCCGTCAACATGACTCCGCGGTTGATGAAGATGTCTTTCCCAAGTGAGATATGCCGTCCAAAGTCTGTATAAAACGGGGGTAAGACGACAACACTCTCATCCACCGGCTGACCGATCAGCTCGCCCAGCGTCTCGCGAAACTCGGCCGGAGACAACAGGTGCTGATTCAACCGGTGGAGCAGTCGTTCCCCGTCCCGCTGTACGGCATGAATTTGCTCGAATACGGCATCGTGTGACTCGACCAGCCGATTTTCGATTTGATGGTAGATCGATGAATGCTCCATCCGCATCACACTTGTTGTTGCGTCGGACGGATGATTAAGTTGCTGATTGAGACACGGTCCGGTGTATCGATGGCATACAGGACGGCTTGGGCGACATCTTCGCTCGTCAATCCCCACTCTTGTTGCGCTTGACGCAGTGACTCGCCTGTTGCTTGATCTCTGATCGTCGTATACAATTCCGTCTGCACGGCTCCCGGTGAAATGATTGTCGATTTGACATTATTTTCGCATTGCTCCTGACGTAATCCTTCCATAATTGCCCGGACGGCAAACTTCGTCCCGCAATAGACGGCGGATTCCGGATAGACGACATGTCCCGCAACCGAATCTGTCGCAATGATATGACCGGACTGTTGCTGTTCCATGATTGGCAGTGTCGCGGTAATTCCGTTCAAGACGCCCATCACGTTGATGTCGAGCATGTTTTTCCAGTCCTCCCGGTGTCCGGCCGCAAGCGGAGCGGTCGGCATGATGCCGGCATTGTTGAAGAGAACATCAATCCGTCCGTAGACGGCTTTTGCTTCCTCGACGACGGCTTCAACCTGATCGAATCGGGTGACGTCGGCCTGTTTGATTTGAATATACGCTTCAGGATAGGCTTCCTGAATGACTTGTAACCGCTCGATTCGACGGGCGGCGAGCATTAATTTGGCTCCGCGTGACGCGAGCAGTCGTGCCGTCGCTTCGCCGATTCCGCTTGACGCGCCCATGATGACGATGACTTTATCCAGTGGTGTGTTCATTTGTATTCCTCCTCTTAGTTGTTGCTTGTCTACAAGGTTACGAGTATTCACCTTTCATGTCTAATGCTAATATGAAATCATTATCCATAACTAAAACGCATAGGAGGACGTCATGGAAATTCAACAATTACGTTATTTT
This region includes:
- a CDS encoding DUF402 domain-containing protein; translated protein: MERKYAARSSWKRIVKRDYRELYLETTSFTGYVTRLDMIRVTDPLSVRYSGQEIQIAGDGYSWLQQFPAGQKHVITTMFNAHGQIVQSYIDICLRHGRDTTGIFWDDLMLDLVLLPSGECFVLDAKELELARETGGISQDQYAAAWKETKILQDQIRTNKLLFQPLARVHHDLLDNV
- a CDS encoding SDR family oxidoreductase, with the protein product MSHTPRIALITGASHPRDIGTAICRKLAAEGMTICFTYWKADRKWINTFQAELAVNGVRSEALEIDLSAPDAAERVLAHTCSTLGTPSVLINNAAHSTQTDLATLDATALDAHYAVNVRSTLLLSTLFARAFAEAGLQAGRIVNLTSGQDLGAMPEELAYAATKGAVSSFTTSFATAVAPLGITVNALNPGPTDSTWMTDDIRTHLIPQFPLGRIGTPEDAARTIAFLVSADAAWITGQVIHAEGGFAR
- a CDS encoding NUDIX hydrolase; translation: MGYISELRQLIGSRPIISVGATILVTNDQQEVLFQHRSDTLDWGLPGGSMELGETLEEVAIRELQEETGLQTSELELIGVFSGPRFYYQYPNGDEVHGVIHLYHAKNVTGTLAMLDGESLDLAYFSQATLPESIESRANELMQQLGDSFWTLGSSF
- a CDS encoding cupin domain-containing protein → MTKSKTPVEHPFQRGEKNEAFEAYFTGQSYLHPLVNDSSLEISVGQVTFEPGCRNHWHIHRGGYQILLVTDGEGWYQEMGKPARLLRSGDTVVTYDGVKHWHGATSDSWFSHLTITAGTPDWLEPVSEREYNLLKK
- a CDS encoding cyclophilin-like fold protein, whose translation is MKRRVGTVIVLLSLGLSGCGPSVSVSTEVKQEIKESDTMNINVNGQVASVQLEDNATVKAILAEMPFTIQMDDLHQNEKYYYFDKSFPANPQPIQTIEAGDVLLYQNNCLVIFYQAAEPIVPYTRIGKISRFQEIQASFGNQSVSVQWYEGEGRQL
- a CDS encoding DapH/DapD/GlmU-related protein; this encodes MMRMEHSSIYHQIENRLVESHDAVFEQIHAVQRDGERLLHRLNQHLLSPAEFRETLGELIGQPVDESVVVLPPFYTDFGRHISLGKDIFINRGVMLTDLGSIQIDDHVLIGPFAKLLTVNHPVSPSKRRGLSVKPIHLKRNAWIGAGATILPGVTVGKHAIVAANATVTTDVPDLAIVAGTPARIIRYIDESED
- a CDS encoding SDR family oxidoreductase encodes the protein MNTPLDKVIVIMGASSGIGEATARLLASRGAKLMLAARRIERLQVIQEAYPEAYIQIKQADVTRFDQVEAVVEEAKAVYGRIDVLFNNAGIMPTAPLAAGHREDWKNMLDINVMGVLNGITATLPIMEQQQSGHIIATDSVAGHVVYPESAVYCGTKFAVRAIMEGLRQEQCENNVKSTIISPGAVQTELYTTIRDQATGESLRQAQQEWGLTSEDVAQAVLYAIDTPDRVSISNLIIRPTQQQV